The DNA segment CACTTAAACACTGTTTTATACTATTGAAAATGTTAAAAAAGGATCAAAAACACCACAATTTTTCCCCAAATTTTTCCCTTTTTCAGATGATTTCAATCAGGCAGAAAATGAATATTTTTCAGTATTTTGATACAATATCATACATCATCTTCATTAATTTTAGTATCTTCTATAATTATTAGGGTTTAAATAAATATTCACGAATCTAGCAAAAGACTCTATTAAGAAAAAAACCTAATATTCCAGAACTGCAGGTGCAGGAAGATGTTTAAGATATATTGCTAGATCTTTATCCCGAAGTTTATCTATAACCGAATCAACACATATCTATTCAAGGTAGTAAAAAACCTATTATTATTTTTACAGATATACCAAAAAATTGACGCGTTAAACAAAACTAACCATTTGGCAACTGTCTAAATTTGTTCTATAATATTTGATTAATCAGTAACGTAATACACTTATTGCCTTTATCGTAAATAAGTCACATTTTTAGAGATATCTTTTTTATGCAATAAATAATGAACCTATTTAACGCCTTTGAACAACAACCATATGAAGCAATCAACGAAACGGATATCGCACACAAGCTTCATGAACAGCTAAAGACTATAAACCTGGAGACTGAAACAGAACTATATGCTGATATGCTGGCGTTTCAGTTTTTAGATAATTATAGCAGCCAAACTTCAACTTGGGGTGGGCATTATCAGCCCTCGAGATATTTACAAACCGATACCGGACACCAACCTTATCCTAATCCAGAATTAATTACAATTAAAGTAATTGAGTTCTGGCATAAAAAAATGGACAGACTCACACATCCTGTACTTAAAACAAGGTTTTCAGGACTTCTATATGAATTTACACAAACAACTACGGGCAAAAAGGTCAGTCATCTTATCGCAGAAAATTATATTACGGCATTAATCGAGACAGTTGAGAAAAAACTTTACTTGATTGAAAAATTCGCAATAAAAAAACTAGGAAAAGCGCTTGAAGTAGCCTCTGCCTACAGCAACACTTCACTAATCAGTAGGATAAAAACCCAAGTTATAGGATTGGAACAACATATTCCGATAACAGAAGAACAAAATAAATGGGGCTTTACCTTTGACTTACTTTTAAATGGAAAAAAGAATTGGCTCAATTCTGACGAAGAAGACCAGGTAATAAAAACACTTGAATCCCGGCTTCAATACCTCAAGCATATCGACCCTTGGGCTAGTGCAGCAGCAGCCAGTAGACTTGCTCAATACTATTTAAAAAAAGAAAAGCCTGAAGAAGTTAAACGAGTAATACTTGATTTGGGTTATGCCTATCAGTACAAAGCCTCCACGGAAATACCTATTCAAGCAATCGGTCAACTTGACGAATTATTACACATTTATAGGAAATATCATCTCCACGACGAGGCAACTAAAGTGTTGATCCAGCTTCGTGAGTTAGGAAAAAAATCTAATGAGGAAATGAAATCTATTGTTTCAGAGCAAACAATAGACACCACTGAACTAAAGGCACTCTTGAAAAAAATACTTGTCGGGGACGCTGAGACAGTATTATCATTAATTGTTGAGCTACTGATACCAAAATTGGATAATACAAAAAAAGAACTCAGGAATACTGCTTCTAAACATCCAATTCAATATCTAGTAACAAATACCATAGTTGACGAAAAAGGAAGACAGGTGGCACAAGTTGGCTCTATTGAGAAAGATTTTGAAGGCCATTTAGCAAAACATACCGGCATGCAACTTCATATGCACAGCCTACTGACACACATATTGTTTGATATGGCGACAACAACCGGATATCTCACAGTAGATAACACCTTGGCCTTTCTAAAAAAATCTTGTATCATAGAAGAAGACCGATTTGCTATAATCTGCCGGGGAATAGAGGCTTTCTTTGAAAAGGATTACCAAATCTTTGCTCATTTGGTTGTTCCCCAATTCGAGGAGGCTATCCGGAACTTACTGGAAATGAACGGAGGTAATATCCTTGTTGATAAAAACAAAGCCTATCAGTTAAAAACTTTTCACCAGCTATTAGAGGACAAGATCATTGAACAGGTTTTCGGAGAAAGCAGTATCTACTACTTCAAAATTCTATTTACAGATCCCCGGGGATGGAATCTAAGAAATAGGATTTCGCACGGCATGATAAACCCTAACTTGCTAGATACCCATGTAGCCCAAAGGCTATTTCATGCAATATTGACATTGGGAATGATCCGTTTGATAGAGTATAAACAACCTTAAAAAATATGCAACTCTGATTTTTGAATCCAAATTAGCAATACAATATTTATCCAGCTCTTTTCAATAAAAACTATGATCAATTTTAAAGATTACAAGGAAGATCATCTTTCTATGAGCTTTATTTCTGAACGCATGCGAGAAGAAATAAAGATCGAAGAGTTCTTCACACTACTTGAATGGCAATTAGCCTATAAAGCTTTAAAGATTTTTAATTTCAGGAAGTTACAAGAGACAGAAGAGTCCGTAGAAGTGTATGCACAGAAAGTACTGGATGTGACCGGGCTCCTTAGAAAAACCGATAAACCAATAACATATTTTGTCCGGATTTACCTAAATCTAGGCTCAAAATTACTAACAATAAAAAACAAGCTTGAATCAGAGGCAAAAAAACATCTGGCGCTACTTGAAGAATTACTAGTACATTACAATTCTTTGCCTTTCATCATTAAATACAATCAAGAGCCTTCCACACCAAGAAATAATGAGGAAAGAAAGTATTTGACCTTCTACAGAAGAACCCTGGCTAAAAAAGAAGAAATAATCAGCTATCTCTTAAACGGTATACTGCATCGTGCTTACGAAAAAGCGACACCTGGTTTGCCTCTCGAAATAGATGAAAGATTCAAGCACTTTAGAGAACAAATGGATAAAGCCAGCGACTTCCCCTATATGGAATTTAAGTTTGGCATTGGCTATGAATATCATTTAAACTTAGACAAGCTTGACTACAGAAGAATCAACCCATTACTAAACAAACTGAATTGGCTAGAAAACATAGTGAAAATTCCAATGCATTATACTGCCACAATAAATGAAGGTTTCGAACGCAGGATAAATCCATTATCATTTTTTCAGGAAATAATAAAGAAGCTAGGCAATCTTCCGGTAATAAGAGAACGAGGAGAAATCTTTGAGGAAATGTCCTTCCTAATGGTTGAAAAAAAATGGTATTCACTATTTGCACTTGCCTTGCCACAGGTGGAGGGTATTTTTACCGAGGTACTCAACATGATCGCAAAGAAACCCAATAAGGGGTCGTTAACTGAAAAGGTCAGCACAATCCGAGATTACTATGAATTCGCCCATTACACGTTTGATTACTATGAGTTCACACTTGCTGATCTGAGAAATAGTTTTTCCCATACTGGTAAAATCGAAAACCCAAAACACCAATGCTACCATTTATTACTGGACATCGATTATTTACTGGACATTTGCTTAGATCTAGACGCACCGATAAGTAAAGTATCAAAAATAATTACAGAAGGGCATACACAATTCAAGCACATTGGTGATTTTGCCAATTTTTTGAATCTCTTACTGGTGATCGAAAAAGATGGCAAGTATAATGTTATAAAATCACAGGCTGATTTTTTTGTTTATACTGCTATTCTAAAGAACATCAATGTAAAAAAGATGCTTGACAATCTTGAAAAGGATTTTCTATCCTCCGTTGTCAATTTCAACAAAAATTTACATATGCTTATGAGACAAGGCATTGACGAGGCAGATTTTATTTTATTCGATAGCCCCATAAGAGAGATTAAACCTAAACTTAAGCTAATAGAAAATGCTTTCAATAGCATCCCTATTCTAGTTAACGAGGATTTAAAAGTATTATTAGACACAAACACTTTCTTGCAAAATTTCATAAATTTCTTTCCGAAAACACCAAAACCCACCAGAATCAGGATTGAAAAGTTTATGACCAGTCATCAGAGCGTCCTAAAAATCGTTTACTACCTAACTGAACAGATAAAGCTTGAAATACCCGATAATTTTTTATTGTTTACAAGAAAACTTCAGCATCATCTGTAGATCGAATTCTTGATCAACCGAAACTATGGGTTAGAAATGGGTCATATGATATTACATACACCAGTAAAACCATTATAAACCTATTTATAAACAACAAATAATATAAATATTTCTAATTACGCAGCTTGACTGCGCAGTTACCTGTTAATTTTGATCATATCAATTAAACTTCAATAAATTTGAATATGCAAGTCAAAGCAAAAGATTACCAAGAACATCCATTATTTAACGATTTAGCGACATATTCAAAATTCTACGATCATTTGGCAGACCTGAATATGCACTGGGTAACTCAGGGGGTAAAAAACATACTGAACATTGACACATATGTATTTAACTCAATCCAAGGTACATTAGAATCCATTTTTGACATATTAAAAAAAGGAAGGATAAATGATGCCTATACCCTACTTCGCAAATACTACGACTCGGCAATCATCAATCTTTACTCAAAATTATACCTAGATGACCACTTTGGATTTGACAATTATATTGTCGAAAAGATTAATAATTGGATAGAAGGAAAAGAAACTATACCAGGATTTGAAAAGATGTCCAAATACATCATCAACTCTAAAAAAGTAGCAGAAATCACTGAGCTTATATATAATGGTGGCGATTTTAAGAAAAGTTCACTTGAATCTATTAGGCAAAGATGTAACGAACACACTCATTACCTTTATTACCATACACTTCTTTTAAACAACAGCGAAGTTTATATCGAAGAACGAATTGATCTATTGAATAAATTTAGAGCGGACCTAAGAGAAATTTTTATTCTGCATATAGGTTATCTGTTTTTTTTCTCTGACAATTATATGATGTCCAGTGACTATATAGATAGTTTGGACATGGGTGAAAAGCCCGAAAGAGATTCAGAATATTGGGTAGCCCCTTTTGTTCAAGACATTTTTGATGGCGTACTAAAAAAATTTAGACCTGATATCGTTGAGGCTATAAAAGGAAACACACAAATGCAATTATCCTAGAAATAATTTTAAATCAGATATGGTCAACAAGGAATTTAACGAGATGAAATCAGGGGATACGCCTTTTATTGAAGCACTTAATGCTGTATTTGTAAAATACTCTGGTTATAAAAATAATCAGAAATACAAAGAGTTTACAAATACACCATTTGGCAATTATATATCGAGAGTTCATAATCGGGTCGCCGAAATAATTCAAAATGCGGAAGATATGGAAATGATAAGAACATTAATAACCGAACATGATCCAGGTTTTTCAAAATTAGAGCGTGAAACAGATTCAGCAAAACTGATCAGATATCACTACGAGAATTTCTTTATAAGAATTGGAAAAGTGAAGGACCTGCTCTTACTGCTTATAAATGACGTACTTCTTTTAGACCTAAAAAAAGGTTTAAGCATGGAGAATCAATTATTAAAAATTCTGCCCTCACAATACCCATATTTTCCAGCTGTATGGAATCAAGTAAAAGGACAACTTGACAAACTAAAACCTTATCGGAACCACCTGGCCCATAATGGCACCATACAATTTGAAGACCTAACATTACTGGATATCTATTATAAATACGACTTTAAGCATAAGAATCACTTAGAACAGTACAAGTATTCTTTTGCAATGGGAGATATTCAACGAAAAATGGTTGATAAAATCACCAATATCATCAAAGTTTATATACAAAACGTTGATCAGATAGTAAAGTTAATATATACTTTTTTGACACAACCCTTAATCAATAGCCTAAAAAAGTTCACTTCAAGAACTTAATATTGTACATAAAGACAGAATTGAAGAACAACAAAAATAATTGCTTCACAGCATCACAAAATATTGATTAAATGCCAACAACCGCTGAAATCGCTCAGTTACTAATTGAAAAGCTAAAAAATGGAACACCTCTAGAGCAAGCCAAAAACGAGCTTGAAATCAAAAATGAGAGATGGTTCGCAATTAGTGCCAAAACTTATGCGCTTTATTTAGCCGATGCTGAAGAACAGCGTGATAAAGATATGCTCAAACAAAATGTTTCCGCTACTTCAAATCAAGAGATTCAACAAGTTTTAGCCCTCAATAAAAAATTAGCTGACTATGCCCTCCTTTTATATAGCCTGGCAACGATGGCAGATGTCGAATATTTAAGTAGCTTATCCGAGGCCCTACCCGAATCCGAGATGAAAATAATAGAATCGTTAAGTAAAAAATCTATGCATCCAGGTTTTAGGGCAAGGCAAAAAAAGGGCAGATTCGAAACTTTACTACCATTTAAGCCATTTGTTCAAATCATTGATGCAGCCCTTATCTGTTTTTACAGGCAAAATTATATTAGTGCCTATTTGACATTAGCACCAGTAATTGAAGGAGTTTTACTGCGATGGGCGGGATATTCCGGCACAGGCAATAAACCAGAATTTGATGACCACCGTAAATTCTTCAAACGCTCTCACATACGTCAACCATGTCCAAGTAATGTTCTTTTTCATAATGTATTCAATAAGGTCTGTGACAAAATATTAAATGATCACTTGTTTAAACCGACACAAAGTGGTGATTCACATTCGAATTTCAATAGACATCTGGCTGCTCATTTACTTAATGATAATCACTTTGCAACCTGGGAGAATTGTAACCGGTTATTCTTGCTCTTAGATACAATGACTGAGATTTATCTTTATGAAACAAGAGAACCGGATCCGCGTTTTGATGTGCATCCAGATAATATAAAAACTGACGTTGAGATGTATGCAGGCTTAATCCTTGATATGCAGCCAACTAAAGTTACCGAAAGGATAAAGTTAGAAAGCCCTCTCAAGACAGGAGAAGCCTAGTTAAACTTTTAAAATATCATTTTAAAGATGAGAATAGTTCAATTACAGATATTTCGTAATTTCGATATTACCAAATTTGAATTCTAGTTACTTATATCATGGAAAAACAAATACTTGAGGAGTTAAAGCAATTAAAAGCTGCAATGGCGCAACTCGCCGGAACCTCAAACTTGCCTAAATCTGAGCAATTATCTGCTCCTACGCTTGATAAAGCTGCAAAGGAGTTTCAGAAACTAAAAAAAACAAGTGACCAGTGGCTCTCCGAACACGATCTGTACAAGTATTTTAAGGATGCCCATTATGGTACCGGTAAATTTATCCGGGAACAATTCGGCTTTTCCAATTATTTCAAACAAGGTAGGTCACATTATTACAACAAAGCAGATATTCTTGAACTAGCTAAAGAACTTAAGGAAAGGAACGTCAAACTGGCTAGGTATATGCAGTTAAAGGAAGAAGAGGACAATTTAAAAAAACGAATTGCCTCGGCCGTTTTGAACAAAAAAGTCACTAGGAAAAAAAAATCCTATGAGATACCTGATGACGTTCAGGACATCAACATTTCAGATTACCCCAAACCTTCCGTTGAAATCATTAAAGAAGACCTCAAAAATCTCGAAGAAGAATTCTTTAAATACAAGCTTGAAGATTACATCGACATCTATAAAGGAAACTATGCTATGGTAAAATATGATTATTCCCTTAAAAAATATATTAGCAATGACATTAAGCAACGTTGCAAGAAGTGGTGTGAAAATTTTAATTATGCCAACAACGCATTGGAACTACTTAGCCAGAAAAGAACAATCTTTATCCCGGTCAAAGAAGACGATATGATCCAGTTATGAGCTAATTCTACGCCTTCGAACATCGATCTTTAAAACTTCTGACTCAAGATACATCGCTTTCTTGCGTCCTTTAACCAACTGAGGCTTTACAATACCATCATTAATGGCCTTCAAAAATACTACACTGCTCGCTCCTATCATTTTCAATGCTCCTTCCTTGGTCAGGAGCTGATCTTGCTGTAAGGCAATTTTCAACTCTTCCTTAATCATTACACGTAACTTGTCCATAAATTCATCGACTGAGATTGCATTTAGTAATATAGTTTCCATAGTTGATTCAATTAATTTAAAATTTGATCTACACAAAGGTATCCCTCATTGCGATTTTTATCAAACAATAAATACACGCAAACACCGCAACTGCCGGTGATTTTCACAAAAAAACAGCTAAATTTCCGTACTAATCATCAACATCAACCTTGCTATTTACTGATATTTTCGTTTGAGTTCTTCTTCCTACTATTTAGCGTGATTATTGCCAATTGCCTCCCCTTTTTTACAGAGACCTTATTTATTTGGGAGTTTCGGCAAAACTGGTTCTTCCCCACTTTTGGTGGTAAGCCAGACTTTAGTTATAATCTTTTTTCAAAATGATAATCTAAACTCACTTTAAGGCATATATAATATAAATAATCACAGGAGTCTGTGAAGCTACCACCAAAAGTGGCGAAGAACCAGTTTGAAACGGAAACAGGGGTCAGCTTAATTGCGGAATGAGCGGCCATGTTCGATGAAATACCCACCTGAAGTTCCAAAAGATGTAATGAAGATTGCAAACGGATTAGCATACCGAGACTTTATCATTGTTGAGCTTTTACTAAAAAATATTAAGTTAAAAATGAGAAAGATAATAATCTAATATACGATACTTGGATATACATACAGGACAAAAATGTCGCACTTGGAAGGTTGCAGATTTTTAATAGTTAGAGTCAATAGGTACCCCAGTCAGTTTCAAATGCTATCCCGGTAGTACTCAAGTTTGAGATTTTCCCGGTTTAGCTTTTGGTCGGGTATTCTTATCTTCTGTTGAATCTTTACTAACCGATTGGGCTTTTGGATCCTCAGGCTTTGTCTTTCGAGAGTTCAGAGAATCGATCGTCACTTGTTTTCGGAGTATTTCAATCGTACTGTTTAATGAATCTATCTTCATTTCTGATTCGGTTTTTGGATGATCGCTTTTATTTACGTAAACAATTCCAGAAATCATTCCAATTAAAAAAACAGCAACAATAAAATAGTGCATTGATGAAAGCGACGCACGTTTAAGTCCCTTAGGCCGGGTAATGAACCAGATCATCAATACAAAGAGACCAAGACCGTAAGCGAAAAACAGGGTAAATGTTACCGCTTCACGCATGTCGACCAGCTTCGAAAAAATCTGTATTTCACCGGAAACGAACATCACTAAAGCTGCAAAAATAGAAAGTATCTCTATGTGCCGTTTATCTGTCTTTTCAATTTCTTCTTTAACAACCTGAATATCCCTGTGATCGTTTTGAAGTAACTCCTGGACGTCATACATTGCATTGTATTTGGTCAGCTTTGATTTAAAGGTTTCCACTTCATCCTTGTACTCTGTATATTCTAAAGGAAGCACAAAAGCTGATGAAACGAAGCACTTGTAGGTTGTTCCCAAACTGTCTGTGATGTCTGTTAATGAAGTTTGGTAGTCGGCTTGAAAAGCAAGGTATTCTGTTTCCTCACAGATTTCTGTATTCAGGATTAGAAGGTCCAGATTTTCCTTGTATTTTCCTTTCAAATCTTTAACTATTAACAAACTCTTTTCATCGTTTTGCTTGAACTGACGTTCGATTTCAGGGTCCAAAAATTCCCTGAGAATTTTATAGTAGGGAAAAAAATTACTGTTGTTCAGAGAATTTGCACGACTGGTGTACGATTTTAGTTTTGCCTCCCAGTTGCTCAGGTCAATTTTCTTTTGTTTAAGTTCAAGCGAAAACAGGTTGTTTTCGATATAGCAGAAAGCAATATCATAGGCCCTCTTATCAAAACTGCTCAAAGGCTGAGCCATCAATTGGTCGTAACGCAAACTGTACTTTGATTTTAGATCTGATAAAGCCGGAATGTCGGGCTCCACATCTTTGTATCTTTTAGTCAGGGCGTGATATTCGTCTAGGTTCAATGTCCCCGGTGAAGAGCCGTGTTTAATTTTTGCTGCCGCCGACCTAGAATTGAATGCTGGAACTGTCACATTTTCTCCATAATGACCTTTAATGATTTCATTATATTTTGAGAAGTGAGAAACTT comes from the Pedobacter sp. FW305-3-2-15-E-R2A2 genome and includes:
- a CDS encoding DUF4209 domain-containing protein, producing MNLFNAFEQQPYEAINETDIAHKLHEQLKTINLETETELYADMLAFQFLDNYSSQTSTWGGHYQPSRYLQTDTGHQPYPNPELITIKVIEFWHKKMDRLTHPVLKTRFSGLLYEFTQTTTGKKVSHLIAENYITALIETVEKKLYLIEKFAIKKLGKALEVASAYSNTSLISRIKTQVIGLEQHIPITEEQNKWGFTFDLLLNGKKNWLNSDEEDQVIKTLESRLQYLKHIDPWASAAAASRLAQYYLKKEKPEEVKRVILDLGYAYQYKASTEIPIQAIGQLDELLHIYRKYHLHDEATKVLIQLRELGKKSNEEMKSIVSEQTIDTTELKALLKKILVGDAETVLSLIVELLIPKLDNTKKELRNTASKHPIQYLVTNTIVDEKGRQVAQVGSIEKDFEGHLAKHTGMQLHMHSLLTHILFDMATTTGYLTVDNTLAFLKKSCIIEEDRFAIICRGIEAFFEKDYQIFAHLVVPQFEEAIRNLLEMNGGNILVDKNKAYQLKTFHQLLEDKIIEQVFGESSIYYFKILFTDPRGWNLRNRISHGMINPNLLDTHVAQRLFHAILTLGMIRLIEYKQP
- a CDS encoding Cthe_2314 family HEPN domain-containing protein produces the protein MVNKEFNEMKSGDTPFIEALNAVFVKYSGYKNNQKYKEFTNTPFGNYISRVHNRVAEIIQNAEDMEMIRTLITEHDPGFSKLERETDSAKLIRYHYENFFIRIGKVKDLLLLLINDVLLLDLKKGLSMENQLLKILPSQYPYFPAVWNQVKGQLDKLKPYRNHLAHNGTIQFEDLTLLDIYYKYDFKHKNHLEQYKYSFAMGDIQRKMVDKITNIIKVYIQNVDQIVKLIYTFLTQPLINSLKKFTSRT